A portion of the Cryptomeria japonica chromosome 5, Sugi_1.0, whole genome shotgun sequence genome contains these proteins:
- the LOC131035782 gene encoding uncharacterized protein LOC131035782, translating to MDVNRTLGVNSGSGRRADRSGSAIRRRATQRVVDLKFEPEIEWVNTADASVLVLELPGFKKEDVKVDFDGGEHFTVSGENIIEDHGYVGGISQPRQKICSKFKRVFRIPTDVENSGITSRFENETMYITFNKLKAPPIVKSIEVLEQVSKSMPQVGESSGKFIEESSEKKDDKASSNKLDQILKDGNVGTPNVPKSSTTQDEKALSNKMDQIPKDEKVETPTVVKSSATQDDKASSNKLDQSPRDEKVETLGGAKSTTTQNDKVSSNKLDQSPRDEKVENLGGAKSTTTQDDKSSSNKLDQISRDVMVETPGGAKSTTTPDEKALSNKLDQSLRDEIVETIDVAKSSATQDEKVSNNKPNQIPRDEKVQTPEATKFISAQPDDEKVGTPKVVSSNTTQETIQTEIQSEASNKLEELAKHPSLLDEEKLFDSNTLPNQFDSFDSKREEAKMKVGDQHEQNLDKNPIVESTPHQDQKQEEKVSSPKAKKAGDSFDCSQMKADKWEKEKQSILKACTYVSQFISSRREPTIVASIVAFSLGLYITYKFTYSKD from the exons ATGGATGTGAATCGAACATTGGGTGTTAATTCAGGCAGTGGAAGAAGAGCTGATCGCTCTGGAAGTGCAATCAGAAGAAGAGCAACTCAGCGTGTGGTGGATCTCAAATTTGAGCCTGAAATTGAATGGGTGAACACAGCTGACGCCTCTGTTCTGGTGCTAGAACTCCCAG GTTTTAAAAAGGAAGATGTAAAAGTAGATTTTGATGGTGGAGAACATTTCACAGTCAGTGGAGAAAACATTATTGAGGATCACGGGTACGTAGGAGGGATATCACAACCTAGGCAAAAGATTTGTTCTAAGTTTAAAAGGGTTTTCCGTATTCCTACAGATGTTGAAAATTCAGGCATTACTTCTAGATTTGAAAACGAGACAATGTACATTACATTCAATAAATTGAAAGCACCCCCAATAGTCAAATCTATTGAAGTCTTAGAGCAAGTGAGCAAGAGCATGCCACAAGTTGGTGAAAGTAGTGGAAAATTTATAGAAGAATCAAGTGAGAAAAAGGATGACAAGGCATCAAGCAATAAACTAGACCAAATTCTAAAAGATGGGAATGTTGGAACTCCAAATGTCCCAAAGTCTAGTACAACTCAAGATGAAAAAGCATTAAGTAATAAAATGGATCAAATTCCAAAGGATGAGAAGGTTGAAACTCCAACAGTTGTAAAGTCAAGTGCAACTCAGGATGACAAAGCATCAAGTAATAAACTAGATCAAAGTCCAAGAGATGAGAAGGTTGAAACTCTAGGAGGGGCAAAGTCTACCACAACTCAAAATGACAAGGTTTCAAGTAATAAACTAGATCAAAGTCCAAGAGATGAGAAGGTTGAAAATCTAGGAGGTGCAAAGTCTACCACAACTCAAGATGACAAATCATCAAGTAATAAATTAGATCAAATTTCAAGAGATGTGATGGTTGAAACTCCAGGAGGTGCAAAGTCTACTACAACCCCAGATGAAAAAGCATTAAGCAATAAACTTGATCAAAGTCTAAGAGATGAGATAGTTGAAACTATAGATGTTGCAAAGTCTAGTGCAACTCAAGATGAAAAAGTGTCAAATAATAAACCAAATCAAATTCCAAGAGATGAGAAGGTTCAAACTCCAGAAGCTACAAAGTTTATTTCAGCTCAACCAGATGATGAGAAGGTTGGAACTCCAAAAGTTGTAAGCTCTAACACAACTCAAGAAACAATACAAACAGAGATACAATCAGAAGCTTCCAATAAGCTGGAAGAGTTAGCCAAACACCCATCATTATTGGATGAAGAGAAACTATTTGATTCCAATACCCTCCCAAATCAATTTGATTCATTTGATTCAAAGAGAGAAGAAGCTAAGATGAAGGTTGGTGATCAACATGAACAaaatttggataaaaatccaataGTTGAGAGTACTCCTCATCAAGATCAAAAGCAAGAAGAAAAAGTATCAAGTCCAAAGGCCAAGAAAGCAGGTGATAGTTTTGATTGCTCACAAATGAAAGCGGATAAATGGGAGAAAGAGAAGCAATCTATTTTGAAAGCTTGTACCTATGTTTCTCAATTCATTTCATCTAGACGTGAGCCGACGATTGTAGCTAGCATTGTTGCTTTCTCTCTTGGCTTGTATATCACCTATAAATTCACATATTCAAAAGATTAG